The following coding sequences lie in one Paracidovorax avenae genomic window:
- the dnaA gene encoding chromosomal replication initiator protein DnaA produces the protein MWQACVEQLAQDLPEQQFNTWIKPLVAQVAPDFSKVTLLVANRFKLDWIRAQYAGRITALLEGLYGQPVTLELALAQRESVTRTVVRPVVQQPAAPAETPIGSTPSDEPAAAPFRSRLNPALTFETLVEGTANRMARSAAMHVAGSPGHLYNPLFIYGGVGLGKTHLVHAVGNRLLQDKPDAKVLYIHAEQFVSDVVKAYQRRTFDEFKAYYHSLDLLLIDDVQFFANKDRTQEEFFNAFEALLAKKSHIVMTSDTYPKGLANIHERLVSRFDSGLTVTIEPPELEMRVAILINKARAESAEMPEEVAFFVAKNVRSNVRELEGALRKILAYSRFNQKEVSIQLAREALRDLLSIQNRQISVENIQKTVADYYKIKVADMYSKKRPASIARPRQIAMYLAKELTQKSLPEIGELFGGRDHTTVLHAVRKIAGERQQLTELNQQLHVLEQTLKG, from the coding sequence CTGTGGCAAGCCTGTGTCGAGCAGCTCGCGCAGGACCTGCCCGAACAGCAGTTCAACACCTGGATCAAGCCGCTCGTCGCCCAGGTCGCCCCCGACTTCTCCAAGGTCACCCTGCTGGTGGCCAACCGCTTCAAGCTCGACTGGATCCGCGCCCAGTACGCGGGCCGCATCACCGCGTTGCTCGAGGGCCTCTACGGCCAGCCGGTCACGCTGGAGTTAGCGCTCGCTCAGCGGGAAAGCGTTACCCGTACGGTGGTTCGCCCCGTGGTGCAGCAGCCCGCGGCCCCGGCAGAGACGCCCATCGGCTCCACCCCGTCGGACGAGCCCGCTGCCGCCCCGTTCCGCTCGCGCCTCAACCCGGCACTCACCTTCGAGACCCTGGTGGAGGGCACGGCCAACCGCATGGCGCGGTCCGCCGCCATGCACGTCGCGGGCTCGCCGGGGCACCTCTACAACCCGCTCTTCATCTACGGCGGCGTGGGCCTGGGCAAGACCCACCTGGTGCATGCCGTGGGCAACCGCCTGCTGCAGGACAAGCCCGACGCCAAAGTTCTCTACATCCATGCCGAGCAGTTCGTCTCGGATGTGGTTAAGGCCTACCAGCGCCGCACCTTCGACGAGTTCAAGGCCTACTACCACTCGCTCGACCTGCTGCTGATTGACGACGTGCAATTCTTCGCCAACAAGGACCGCACGCAGGAGGAGTTCTTCAACGCCTTCGAGGCGCTGCTGGCCAAGAAGAGCCACATCGTGATGACCTCGGACACCTATCCGAAGGGCCTCGCGAACATCCACGAGCGGCTCGTCTCGCGCTTCGACTCCGGCCTCACCGTCACGATCGAGCCGCCCGAGCTCGAGATGCGCGTGGCCATCCTGATCAACAAGGCCCGGGCCGAGAGCGCCGAGATGCCCGAGGAAGTCGCCTTCTTCGTCGCCAAGAACGTGCGCTCCAACGTGCGCGAGCTCGAAGGCGCGCTGCGCAAGATCCTGGCCTATTCGCGCTTCAACCAGAAGGAAGTCTCCATCCAGCTCGCCCGCGAGGCGCTGCGCGACCTGCTGTCCATCCAGAACCGGCAGATCAGCGTGGAGAACATCCAGAAGACCGTCGCCGACTACTACAAGATCAAGGTGGCGGACATGTACAGCAAGAAGCGCCCCGCCTCCATCGCCCGGCCGCGCCAGATCGCGATGTACCTCGCCAAGGAACTCACGCAGAAGAGCCTGCCGGAGATCGGCGAGCTTTTCGGGGGGCGTGACCACACGACGGTGCTGCACGCGGTGCGCAAGATCGCGGGCGAACGGCAGCAACTGACCGAGCTGAACCAGCAGCTGCACGTGCTGGAGCAGACGCTCAAGGGCTAA
- the dnaN gene encoding DNA polymerase III subunit beta, translating to MIVLKATQDKVLAVLQSVAGIVERRHTLPILANVLIRKTGNALQLTTSDLEIQIRTTAELGGDTGDFTTTVGARKLIDILKTMPADQTVSLESQQSKLVLKGGKSRFTLQSLPAEDFPLVQESAAFGPAFSVPQKVLKDLLGQVSFAMAVQDIRYYLNGILFVAEGNTLSLVATDGHRLAFASATLDVEVPKQEVILPRKTVLELQRLLSDAGGENQPHIEMQFANNQAKFTFGGMEFVTKLVEGKFPDYNRVIPKNHKNSVTLGRAPLLASLQRTAIMTSDKFKGVRLNIEPGTLRVASNNAEQEEAVDELDIDYGGDTIEIGFNVTYLIDALANMGQDMVKVELSDGNSSALMTIPDNDNFKYVVMPMRI from the coding sequence ATGATCGTCCTGAAGGCAACACAAGACAAGGTTCTCGCGGTACTGCAATCGGTCGCGGGCATCGTCGAGCGCCGGCACACGCTGCCCATCCTGGCCAACGTGCTGATCCGCAAGACCGGCAATGCCCTGCAGCTCACCACCAGCGACCTGGAAATCCAGATCCGCACCACCGCAGAACTCGGCGGCGACACGGGCGACTTCACCACCACGGTGGGCGCGCGCAAGCTGATCGACATCCTGAAGACCATGCCCGCCGACCAGACGGTGAGCCTGGAGTCGCAGCAGTCCAAGCTGGTGCTCAAGGGCGGCAAGAGCCGCTTCACCCTGCAGTCGCTTCCCGCGGAAGACTTCCCCCTGGTGCAGGAATCCGCCGCCTTCGGCCCCGCCTTCAGCGTGCCGCAGAAGGTGCTGAAGGACCTGCTCGGCCAGGTGTCGTTCGCCATGGCGGTGCAGGACATCCGCTACTACCTCAACGGCATCCTGTTCGTGGCCGAGGGCAACACGCTGAGCCTGGTCGCCACCGACGGCCACCGCCTGGCCTTCGCGAGCGCCACGCTGGATGTGGAAGTGCCCAAGCAGGAAGTCATCCTGCCGCGCAAGACCGTGCTGGAACTGCAGCGCCTGCTGTCGGACGCCGGCGGCGAGAACCAGCCCCACATCGAGATGCAGTTCGCCAACAACCAGGCGAAGTTCACCTTCGGCGGCATGGAGTTCGTCACGAAGCTGGTCGAGGGCAAGTTCCCCGACTACAACCGCGTCATCCCCAAGAACCACAAGAACAGCGTCACCCTGGGCCGCGCGCCCCTGCTGGCCAGCCTGCAGCGCACGGCCATCATGACCAGCGACAAGTTCAAGGGCGTGCGCCTGAACATCGAACCCGGCACCCTGCGCGTGGCGTCCAACAACGCCGAGCAGGAAGAGGCCGTGGACGAGCTCGACATCGACTACGGCGGCGACACCATCGAGATCGGCTTCAACGTCACCTACCTCATCGACGCGCTCGCGAACATGGGCCAGGACATGGTGAAGGTGGAACTCTCCGACGGCAACAGCTCCGCGCTGATGACCATCCCCGACAACGACAACTTCAAGTACGTCGTGATGCCCATGCGCATCTGA
- the gyrB gene encoding DNA topoisomerase (ATP-hydrolyzing) subunit B produces MTAENTLPEPTLPTGDSQAQSVAAPDSVPAQAAAPSDGYGEGAIQILEGLEAVRKRPGMYIGDTSDGTGLHHLVFEVVDNSIDEALAGHCDDIVVTIHSDNSISVVDNGRGIPTGVKMDDKHEPKRSAAEIALTELHAGGKFNQNSYKVSGGLHGVGVSCVNALSKMLRLTVRRDGKVHLLEFSQGFVQNRILETVNGVEVSPMRVTGETDKRGTEVHFLPDTEIFKENNDFHYEILAKRLRELSFLNNGVRIRLKDERTGKEDDFSGAGGVMGFVQFINASKKVLHPNAFHATGSRPAETYGGIPGTEIGVEVAMQWNDGFNESVLCFTNNIPQRDGGTHLTGLRAAMTRVIGKYIEQNEMAKKAKVEVSGDDMREGLCCVLSVKVPEPKFSSQTKDKLVSSEVRAPVEDIVAKALTDYLEERPNDAKILCGKIVEAARAREAARKAREMTRRKGVLDGMGLPGKLADCQEKDPAMSEIYIVEGDSAGGSAKQGRDRKFQAILPLRGKILNVEKARYEKLLTSNEILTLITALGTGIGKASADGTGKSGADDFNVDKLRYHRIIIMTDADVDGAHIRTLLLTFFYRQMPELVERGHIYIAQPPLYKVKNGKEELYLKDGPALDTFLLRVALRDASVTTGGEQARTLDGETLGTLAQKHQVAEAVIERLSAFMDREALRAIADGVALNLDTVEDAEASAVALQAKLRELTTTGVPAEVAGEFDARTDKPVLRISRRHHGNIKSSVITQDFVHGADYAALAEAAHTFRGLLGEGAKVLRGEGERQREEKVGDFRQAMAWLIKEAERTTARQRYKGLGEMNPEQLWETTMDPEVRRLLRVQIEDAIEADRVFTMLMGDEVEPRRDFIETNALRAGNIDV; encoded by the coding sequence ATGACCGCTGAGAACACCCTGCCCGAGCCCACCCTTCCCACGGGCGACAGCCAAGCGCAGTCCGTCGCAGCCCCCGACTCCGTGCCCGCCCAGGCCGCCGCGCCCAGCGACGGCTACGGCGAAGGCGCGATCCAGATCCTGGAAGGCCTGGAGGCCGTGCGCAAGCGCCCCGGCATGTACATCGGCGACACGTCGGACGGCACGGGCCTGCACCACCTCGTGTTCGAAGTGGTGGACAACTCCATCGACGAGGCGCTGGCCGGCCACTGCGACGACATCGTCGTCACCATCCACTCCGACAACTCCATCAGCGTGGTGGACAACGGCCGCGGCATTCCCACCGGCGTGAAGATGGACGACAAGCACGAGCCCAAGCGCTCGGCCGCCGAGATCGCCCTCACCGAACTGCACGCGGGCGGCAAGTTCAACCAGAACAGCTACAAGGTCTCGGGCGGCCTGCACGGCGTGGGCGTCTCGTGCGTGAACGCGCTCAGCAAGATGCTGCGCCTCACCGTGCGCCGCGACGGCAAGGTGCACCTGCTGGAGTTCAGCCAGGGCTTCGTGCAGAACCGCATCCTGGAGACGGTGAACGGCGTCGAGGTCTCGCCCATGCGCGTGACCGGCGAGACCGACAAGCGCGGCACGGAAGTGCACTTCCTGCCCGACACCGAGATCTTCAAGGAGAACAACGACTTCCACTACGAGATCCTCGCCAAGCGCCTGCGCGAGCTCTCGTTCCTGAACAACGGCGTGCGCATCCGCCTGAAGGACGAGCGCACCGGCAAGGAAGACGACTTCTCCGGCGCTGGCGGCGTGATGGGCTTCGTGCAGTTCATCAACGCCAGCAAGAAGGTGTTGCACCCCAACGCCTTCCACGCCACGGGCAGCCGCCCCGCGGAGACCTACGGCGGCATCCCCGGCACCGAGATCGGCGTGGAAGTGGCCATGCAGTGGAACGACGGCTTCAACGAATCCGTGCTCTGCTTCACCAACAACATCCCGCAGCGCGACGGCGGCACCCACCTGACCGGCCTGCGCGCCGCCATGACGCGCGTCATCGGCAAGTACATCGAGCAGAACGAGATGGCCAAGAAGGCCAAGGTCGAGGTGAGCGGTGACGACATGCGCGAAGGCCTGTGCTGCGTGCTCTCCGTGAAGGTGCCCGAGCCCAAGTTCAGCAGCCAGACCAAGGACAAGCTCGTCTCCAGCGAGGTGCGCGCGCCCGTGGAAGACATCGTCGCCAAGGCGCTCACCGACTACCTGGAAGAGCGCCCCAACGACGCCAAGATCCTCTGCGGCAAGATCGTGGAAGCCGCCCGCGCCCGCGAGGCCGCGCGCAAGGCCCGCGAGATGACGCGCCGCAAGGGCGTGCTCGACGGCATGGGCCTGCCCGGCAAGCTCGCCGACTGCCAGGAGAAAGACCCGGCGATGAGCGAGATCTACATCGTCGAGGGCGACTCCGCCGGCGGCTCCGCCAAGCAGGGCCGCGACCGGAAGTTCCAGGCCATCCTGCCGCTGCGCGGCAAGATCCTGAACGTGGAGAAGGCGCGCTACGAGAAGCTGCTCACCTCCAACGAAATCCTCACGCTCATCACCGCCCTGGGCACCGGCATCGGCAAGGCCAGCGCCGACGGCACCGGCAAGAGCGGCGCCGACGATTTCAACGTGGACAAGCTGCGCTACCACCGCATCATCATCATGACCGATGCCGACGTGGACGGCGCGCACATCCGCACCCTGCTGCTCACCTTCTTCTACCGCCAGATGCCCGAGTTGGTCGAGCGCGGCCACATCTACATCGCCCAGCCGCCGCTCTACAAGGTGAAGAACGGCAAGGAAGAGCTCTACCTGAAGGACGGCCCCGCGCTCGACACCTTCCTGCTGCGCGTGGCCCTGCGCGACGCCAGCGTGACCACCGGCGGCGAACAGGCCCGCACGCTCGATGGTGAAACCCTCGGCACCCTGGCGCAGAAGCACCAGGTGGCCGAGGCCGTCATCGAACGCCTCTCCGCCTTCATGGACCGCGAGGCCCTGCGCGCGATCGCCGACGGCGTCGCGCTCAACCTGGACACCGTGGAAGACGCCGAGGCCAGCGCCGTCGCCCTGCAGGCCAAGCTGCGCGAACTCACCACCACCGGCGTGCCTGCCGAAGTGGCCGGCGAATTCGACGCCCGCACCGACAAGCCCGTGCTGCGCATCAGCCGCCGCCACCACGGCAACATCAAGAGCAGCGTCATCACGCAGGACTTCGTGCACGGCGCCGACTACGCCGCCCTGGCCGAAGCCGCCCACACCTTCCGCGGCCTGCTCGGCGAAGGCGCCAAGGTGCTGCGCGGCGAGGGCGAGCGCCAGCGCGAGGAGAAAGTGGGCGACTTCCGCCAGGCCATGGCCTGGCTCATCAAGGAAGCCGAACGCACCACCGCCCGCCAGCGCTACAAGGGCCTGGGCGAGATGAACCCCGAACAGCTGTGGGAAACCACCATGGACCCCGAAGTGCGCCGCCTGCTGCGCGTGCAGATCGAGGACGCGATCGAGGCGGACCGGGTGTTCACGATGCTGATGGGGGATGAGGTGGAGCCGCGCAGGGACTTTATTGAGACGAATGCGTTGAGGGCGGGGAACATCGACGTTTGA
- a CDS encoding restriction endonuclease: MNGTTAIYWMVRAGEGGFLFDDFKSQGIVAIGWEEMDDMSSMLSRADFQKAAAEAHPHVSAGTLSSYAGQTYRFVREMKIGDHVVTYNPSTRSYLLGTVAGNYEYVPVGTNGYPNRRRVQWRGSIDRDSLTVGARNSLGSISTLFQLTLEVGQELERQAAQPASAVAPAPEVTAVQVSEQYKDIQNQALEFIKDRVNALDWSDMQELVAGLLRAMGYKTRISPSGSDRGKDIVASRDGLGFEDPRIVVEVKHRAAAMGSQEIRSFLGGPHERDKGLYVSTGGFTKDARYEAERGRIPVTLMDLDDLVKTLLEHYEQADSQTQRLVPLRKLYWPA, from the coding sequence ATGAACGGAACGACAGCGATCTACTGGATGGTGAGAGCCGGAGAGGGAGGTTTTCTCTTCGACGACTTCAAAAGCCAAGGCATCGTGGCGATCGGTTGGGAAGAAATGGATGACATGAGCAGCATGCTCAGCCGCGCCGACTTCCAGAAAGCCGCGGCGGAAGCCCATCCCCATGTCTCGGCAGGCACCTTGAGCAGCTACGCCGGCCAGACATACCGGTTCGTGCGCGAAATGAAGATCGGCGACCACGTCGTGACCTACAACCCCAGCACACGCAGCTATCTGCTCGGAACGGTGGCAGGGAACTACGAGTACGTGCCTGTAGGCACGAATGGCTACCCCAACCGCAGGCGCGTGCAATGGCGCGGCTCGATCGACCGCGACAGCCTCACCGTCGGCGCACGAAACAGCCTGGGCTCCATTTCCACGCTGTTCCAGCTGACCCTTGAAGTGGGCCAGGAGCTGGAACGACAGGCGGCCCAGCCTGCCAGCGCCGTCGCCCCGGCGCCTGAAGTCACCGCCGTCCAGGTGAGCGAGCAATACAAGGACATACAGAACCAGGCGCTGGAGTTCATCAAGGACCGCGTCAACGCGCTGGACTGGTCCGATATGCAGGAGCTCGTCGCAGGCCTGCTGCGCGCCATGGGCTACAAGACCCGCATCTCGCCCAGCGGCTCCGACCGGGGCAAGGACATCGTGGCCTCGCGCGACGGACTGGGGTTTGAAGATCCACGTATTGTGGTCGAGGTCAAGCACCGCGCGGCCGCCATGGGATCGCAAGAGATCCGCAGCTTCCTGGGAGGCCCTCATGAACGGGACAAGGGCCTGTACGTCAGCACCGGCGGCTTCACCAAGGACGCCCGCTACGAAGCCGAGCGGGGCCGCATTCCCGTCACGTTGATGGACCTGGACGATCTGGTCAAAACCCTGCTGGAACACTATGAGCAGGCCGACAGCCAGACCCAGCGGCTAGTGCCGCTGCGCAAGCTTTACTGGCCCGCCTGA
- a CDS encoding restriction endonuclease subunit S, with amino-acid sequence MLLSRLDLLATAPGGVAKLRELILTLAVQGKLVPQDPADEPVGGLLQKIRVEKDRLIAEGKIKRDKPLAEIAEEEKPFELPEGWGWARVGELGEVVGGGTPKTDEPKYWASQGIPWLTPADLYGRRDVTVAAGRRDISADGLASSSARVLPAGTVLFSSRAPIGYVAIAANSLATNQGFKSCVPHLAGLSQYLYWNLKQLARKIDSEASGTTFKEISGKDFANVVISLPPLTEQSRIVTRVEALMRLCDALEAKGQLEAAQHAQLVSTLLGTLTASTTPEELAENWQRVAQHFNLLLDRPEAIDALEQTLLQLAVRGLLVPQDLTDEPASALLQKIRTEKDRLIATGQIKRDKPLPPITDEEKPFELPVGWEWVRLGNIFDGGSGTTPLRARTDFFTDGTETWVKTTDLTNGLVTTCEELITKAAVAENRLKYFPAGTVCVAMYGGAGTIGKSGVLGVASTINQSVFALPPVAGIDSEFLHTYVITVRSQWMSFAGGLRKDPNINGQIIKKMVMPVPPLAEQSRIVTRVMALRRLCADLRQRLAGCQSVQARLAEALVQEVA; translated from the coding sequence ATGCTGCTATCCCGTTTAGACCTATTGGCCACCGCGCCCGGTGGCGTCGCCAAGCTGCGCGAACTCATCCTCACCCTGGCCGTGCAAGGCAAGCTGGTGCCGCAAGACCCCGCCGACGAACCGGTGGGCGGGCTGCTGCAGAAGATTCGGGTGGAGAAGGATCGGCTGATTGCGGAAGGCAAGATCAAGCGGGACAAGCCGCTGGCGGAGATTGCCGAAGAGGAAAAGCCATTTGAATTGCCGGAGGGGTGGGGCTGGGCGCGTGTAGGCGAATTGGGCGAAGTAGTTGGTGGAGGCACCCCCAAGACTGATGAGCCGAAGTATTGGGCAAGCCAGGGTATCCCATGGCTAACACCCGCTGATCTCTATGGTCGGCGAGACGTTACTGTTGCTGCGGGAAGGCGTGACATTAGCGCCGACGGTTTGGCTTCTTCATCTGCGAGAGTATTGCCCGCAGGGACAGTTTTGTTTTCGAGCAGGGCACCAATTGGCTACGTGGCGATTGCAGCGAATTCGCTGGCTACCAATCAAGGTTTCAAGTCTTGTGTGCCTCATTTGGCGGGACTGAGTCAATACTTGTATTGGAATCTAAAGCAGTTAGCCCGAAAAATTGATTCTGAGGCCTCTGGTACGACTTTCAAGGAAATCTCCGGGAAGGACTTTGCAAACGTAGTTATTTCGCTCCCGCCCCTAACTGAACAATCCCGCATCGTCACTCGCGTCGAAGCTCTGATGCGCCTGTGCGATGCGCTGGAGGCCAAGGGCCAACTGGAGGCCGCGCAACATGCCCAACTAGTCAGCACCCTGCTGGGCACGCTCACCGCCAGCACCACGCCCGAAGAATTGGCCGAAAACTGGCAGCGCGTGGCCCAGCACTTCAACCTGCTGCTGGACCGCCCCGAAGCCATCGACGCCCTGGAGCAAACCCTGCTGCAACTGGCCGTGCGCGGCCTGCTCGTGCCCCAAGACCTCACCGACGAACCCGCCAGCGCCCTGCTGCAGAAAATCCGCACCGAAAAGGACCGCCTCATCGCCACCGGCCAGATCAAACGCGACAAGCCACTGCCGCCCATCACTGATGAGGAAAAGCCGTTTGAGTTGCCTGTGGGGTGGGAGTGGGTGAGGTTGGGCAACATTTTTGATGGCGGAAGCGGAACTACGCCTTTGAGAGCACGTACTGATTTCTTCACGGACGGTACAGAAACGTGGGTCAAGACCACTGACTTGACGAACGGCCTAGTCACCACGTGTGAGGAGTTAATAACTAAGGCGGCAGTCGCTGAAAACCGTTTGAAGTATTTCCCTGCAGGCACGGTCTGTGTCGCCATGTACGGCGGTGCAGGAACAATTGGCAAATCTGGCGTACTGGGCGTGGCGTCGACAATCAACCAATCTGTATTTGCATTGCCTCCAGTGGCTGGGATCGACAGTGAATTTCTGCACACCTATGTGATCACTGTGCGTTCTCAGTGGATGTCGTTTGCTGGGGGGCTCCGGAAAGATCCGAACATTAACGGACAAATCATCAAGAAAATGGTGATGCCCGTCCCACCCCTCGCCGAACAATCCCGCATCGTCACCCGCGTCATGGCCCTTCGCCGCCTGTGCGCCGACCTGCGCCAGCGCTTGGCCGGATGCCAGTCCGTGCAGGCTCGTTTGGCCGAGGCGCTGGTGCAGGAGGTGGCCTGA
- a CDS encoding nucleotidyltransferase domain-containing protein — protein sequence MLALLLMQPDRKMHLRELARQTQAAPGTLKKELDALCHVGLLTSERVGNQVQFQANTGHPVFAELQALIRKTTGLADVLRQALQRLGDQVTLAFVFGSMASGSAHAGSDVDLLVVGSASFAQVVEATYAAQAQLGREINPKVMTPAEWARQRAEGHPFVQELLAKPRIVLTGNPDA from the coding sequence GTGCTGGCGCTGCTGCTGATGCAGCCCGATCGGAAAATGCACCTGCGCGAACTGGCCCGCCAGACGCAGGCCGCTCCCGGCACCCTGAAAAAAGAGCTGGACGCGCTGTGCCATGTCGGCCTGCTCACCAGTGAGCGCGTGGGCAACCAGGTGCAGTTTCAGGCCAACACGGGCCACCCTGTCTTTGCCGAACTGCAGGCCCTCATCCGCAAGACGACCGGCTTGGCCGACGTACTGCGCCAGGCCCTGCAGCGGCTGGGCGACCAAGTGACGTTGGCCTTTGTCTTTGGCTCCATGGCCAGCGGCAGCGCCCACGCAGGCAGCGATGTGGATTTGCTGGTAGTGGGCAGCGCCAGCTTTGCCCAGGTGGTTGAAGCCACCTATGCCGCCCAGGCCCAGCTGGGCCGCGAGATCAACCCCAAAGTCATGACCCCCGCCGAGTGGGCACGCCAGCGCGCCGAAGGCCACCCCTTCGTGCAGGAGCTGCTGGCCAAGCCCCGCATCGTGCTGACAGGAAACCCCGATGCCTGA
- a CDS encoding N-6 DNA methylase has product MSNLSPVIKSIQDIMRQDSGVDGDAQRISQLTWLLFLKVFDALEEELETTRDHYQSPIPEHLRWRAWAANPEGMTGEALLDFVDKQLFPALKGLNADPVRNPRGYVVRGVFEDAYNYMKSGHLLRQVVNKLNAIDFNRQAERHQFNDLYEKILRDLQSAGNAGEFYTPRAVTQFMVDMTNPQLGESVMDPATGTGGFLVCAIEHLRRQVRNADQEAVLQNSIRGVEKKQLPHMLCVTNLLLHGIEVPSQIVHDNTLARPLRDYTAADRVNVILTNPPFGGIEEPGIEAGFPADVRTKETADLFLVLIQHLLKPHGRAAVVLPDGFLFGEGVKARIKEQLLQQCNLHTIVRLPNGVFAPYTGIKTNLLFFTKGQPTQHIWYYEHPYPPGVKNYNKTKPIRINEFDAEKAWWGTEADGFAARVENEQAWKVSIDQIKAAGYNLDQKNPHVGEQQSHDPNVLLADYARLQAEAQALRDELKGILAQSLSAKVTSV; this is encoded by the coding sequence ATGTCCAACCTGTCCCCTGTCATCAAATCCATTCAAGACATCATGCGCCAGGACTCTGGCGTTGACGGCGATGCACAGCGCATCAGCCAGCTGACCTGGCTGCTGTTCCTCAAAGTCTTTGATGCGCTTGAAGAGGAGCTTGAAACCACCCGCGATCATTACCAGAGCCCCATCCCCGAACACCTTCGTTGGCGCGCCTGGGCCGCGAATCCGGAAGGCATGACCGGCGAGGCCTTGCTGGATTTTGTCGACAAGCAACTCTTCCCGGCTCTTAAGGGCCTGAATGCCGATCCCGTGCGCAACCCGCGCGGCTACGTGGTGCGCGGCGTGTTCGAAGACGCTTACAACTACATGAAGAGCGGCCACCTTCTGCGTCAGGTGGTCAACAAGCTGAACGCGATCGACTTCAACCGGCAGGCCGAACGCCACCAGTTCAACGACCTGTACGAAAAGATCCTGCGCGACCTGCAGAGCGCCGGCAACGCGGGCGAGTTCTATACGCCCCGCGCCGTCACCCAGTTCATGGTGGACATGACCAACCCCCAACTGGGCGAAAGCGTCATGGACCCAGCCACCGGTACCGGCGGCTTCCTGGTCTGCGCCATCGAGCACCTGCGCAGACAGGTGCGCAATGCCGACCAAGAAGCGGTGCTGCAAAACAGCATCCGTGGCGTAGAAAAAAAGCAGCTTCCGCACATGCTGTGCGTCACCAACCTGCTGCTGCACGGTATCGAAGTACCCAGCCAGATCGTGCACGACAACACCTTGGCCCGCCCGCTGCGCGACTACACGGCGGCAGACCGTGTCAACGTCATCCTCACCAACCCGCCCTTCGGCGGCATCGAAGAGCCCGGCATCGAGGCCGGCTTCCCCGCCGACGTGCGCACCAAGGAAACGGCCGACCTTTTCCTTGTGCTCATCCAGCACCTGCTCAAGCCCCATGGCCGCGCTGCCGTGGTGCTGCCCGACGGCTTTCTGTTCGGTGAAGGCGTGAAGGCCCGCATCAAGGAACAACTGCTGCAGCAGTGCAACCTGCACACCATCGTCCGCCTGCCCAATGGCGTGTTCGCTCCCTATACCGGCATCAAGACCAACCTGCTGTTCTTCACCAAGGGCCAGCCGACGCAGCACATCTGGTACTACGAGCACCCCTACCCGCCGGGCGTGAAAAACTACAACAAGACCAAGCCCATCCGCATCAACGAATTCGATGCCGAGAAAGCCTGGTGGGGCACCGAGGCCGACGGCTTTGCCGCCCGCGTGGAGAACGAGCAGGCCTGGAAGGTCAGCATCGACCAGATCAAGGCCGCAGGCTACAACCTGGACCAGAAGAACCCCCACGTTGGCGAGCAGCAAAGCCACGACCCCAACGTGCTGCTGGCCGACTATGCCCGTTTGCAGGCCGAGGCCCAGGCTCTGCGCGATGAATTGAAGGGCATCCTAGCGCAGTCTTTATCTGCCAAAGTTACCAGCGTCTGA
- a CDS encoding SHOCT domain-containing protein, which produces MKDLLNKAKTKAVQVAQDLRPEPADVKRTTDAAVDTATKVVTEIARLGKDALKTDMARDAAAGAAVGAVVAIPVPLIGPVAGAVIGAGLGVYKNITRGGSKGPDPVILPMPHEFPDAVSIPKLKKLDIDKYEELKKLHDLKTKGVLTDEEFAAEKKKILDR; this is translated from the coding sequence ATGAAAGACCTGCTGAACAAAGCCAAGACCAAGGCGGTCCAGGTAGCCCAAGACCTTCGCCCCGAGCCTGCCGACGTCAAACGCACTACGGACGCGGCTGTGGACACCGCCACCAAAGTGGTGACAGAAATAGCCCGGTTGGGCAAGGATGCCCTGAAAACCGACATGGCCCGCGATGCGGCAGCAGGCGCTGCGGTGGGTGCCGTGGTGGCCATACCGGTACCGTTAATCGGGCCGGTGGCGGGTGCCGTCATCGGTGCGGGGTTGGGTGTCTACAAGAACATCACGCGCGGCGGCAGCAAGGGCCCGGACCCGGTCATCTTGCCCATGCCCCACGAATTCCCCGATGCGGTCAGCATCCCCAAGCTTAAAAAGCTGGACATTGACAAGTACGAAGAGCTGAAAAAACTGCACGACCTCAAGACCAAAGGCGTGCTGACCGACGAAGAGTTTGCTGCAGAGAAAAAGAAGATCCTGGATCGATAA